One Paraburkholderia agricolaris genomic region harbors:
- a CDS encoding AAA family ATPase gives MTVPLPGDRENEEECSPLSSIDNVKSALRDVGYFAGRRLATAVFLAANLRRPLLLEGAPGVGKTELAKSLAAALGRRLIRLQCYEGLEQRQAAYEWNYSAQLLHARAMEATGGSIADVEKSFYDPRFLLERPLLQTLRAQPPGAVLLIDEVDRADEPFEAFLLEYLGEYQLTIPEFGVVSAAIAPITILTGNRTRDLGDALKRRCLYQWIEFPPYEQEVEIILSRALSVKEGLACQVARFVSLLRARGEDIDFNRLPGVAEAVEWAQSLHLMGIEKLSAAAVSDTSGVLFKDPHDIAALSTNQVETLIRETESTGV, from the coding sequence ATGACCGTCCCCCTTCCTGGCGATCGGGAAAATGAAGAAGAGTGCTCCCCCCTGAGTTCGATAGATAACGTGAAATCCGCTTTACGGGACGTAGGCTATTTTGCGGGAAGACGCCTTGCGACCGCGGTATTTCTCGCTGCAAATCTCCGCCGGCCGTTGTTGCTTGAGGGTGCGCCTGGCGTTGGAAAAACCGAACTGGCGAAATCTTTGGCAGCCGCTCTGGGGCGCCGTCTGATTCGACTCCAGTGCTACGAGGGGCTCGAACAACGGCAAGCGGCTTACGAGTGGAACTACTCGGCCCAGTTATTGCACGCACGTGCGATGGAGGCCACAGGAGGCTCAATCGCTGACGTGGAGAAGTCCTTTTATGACCCGCGCTTCCTTCTGGAGCGCCCGCTTCTACAAACATTGCGTGCGCAGCCGCCGGGCGCTGTTCTGCTTATCGATGAAGTGGACCGCGCAGATGAACCCTTTGAGGCTTTCCTCCTGGAATATCTCGGAGAGTACCAGCTCACAATTCCCGAGTTCGGCGTTGTTTCGGCCGCGATTGCGCCCATAACGATTCTGACCGGAAACCGAACTCGCGATTTGGGTGATGCATTAAAACGGCGCTGCCTCTATCAATGGATTGAATTTCCGCCCTACGAGCAGGAGGTGGAAATCATCTTGTCGCGTGCGCTATCCGTTAAGGAAGGGCTCGCGTGCCAGGTGGCCAGATTCGTCTCGCTGTTGCGCGCACGCGGCGAGGATATCGACTTCAATCGTCTCCCCGGTGTTGCCGAAGCGGTCGAGTGGGCTCAGTCACTTCACCTGATGGGCATCGAAAAACTAAGTGCCGCAGCCGTATCTGATACCTCAGGCGTCTTGTTTAAGGATCCTCACGACATTGCAGCTTTGTCGACAAATCAGGTCGAGACACTGATTCGCGAAACGGAATCCACTGGAGTTTGA